A stretch of Canis lupus baileyi chromosome 7, mCanLup2.hap1, whole genome shotgun sequence DNA encodes these proteins:
- the LOC140636405 gene encoding uncharacterized protein, which yields MTQSFAIARGAQDELQRTTRLKQTPPQKLTKENEVLKGGKKAAKLEIVEANLVRAGKERREEEPNQGCTELEEITGSQRIRRLDRDTSGAKGHVGGGGEGRTERRGGSAPRRAGDGRYSRTEVRGHRPGDAPQGTEQRAAPGERGAVARRHPEGALHGRPHRPSAGPGPGPGSGRERASGGRRRRPLPAGPVGKREGSRVSGAQGDGEDPERLTFRPARPPPPPVGPRSSLSCWNKTALPGSAPSRPGPPHIAIAATATTAAEEPVRHRGSATGPKRPASMRSRPSPKGTPAGRRYLRSTGLRPRGPAPGLLSPPHSSPAPPLSKAKPRPFQAPRPTPPPRSKPLNRRSGSSAY from the exons ATGACGCAATCATTTGCAATT GCAAGGGGGGCACAGGATGAACTCCAGCGGACAACCAGGTTAAAGCAAACACCGCCTCAGAAACTCACAAAGGAGAACGAAGTGCTGAAAGGGGGAAAGAAGGCAGCCAAGTTAGAAATTGTAGAGGCAAACTTGGTCCGTGCGGGTAAGGAGCGTCGGGAAGAAGAGCCAAACCAGGGATGCACGGAGCTGGAAGAAATTACGGGGAGCCAGAGGATACGCCGCCTCGACCGGGACACGAGCGGAGCGAAAGGGCACgtgggaggagggggtgagggcaGGACGGAGCGGCGAGGCGGCAGCGCACCGCGAAGGGCAGGCGACGGCCGGTACAGCAGGACCGAGGTCCGGGGGCACCGGCCGGGGGACGCGccgcaggggacagagcagcggGCAGCACCCGGCGAGCGGGGCGCCGTGGCTCGTCGCCACCCGGAGGGCGCTCTGCACGGCCGTCCCCACCGACCTTCagcgggcccggggccggggccgggctcCGGCCGAGAGCGGGCGAGCgggggcaggagaaggaggcCGCTTCCTGCCGGGCCcgtgggaaagagggaggggtCTCGGGTGTCGGGAGCCCAGGGAGACGGAGAAGACCCCGAGCGGCTTACCTTTCGCCCGGCTCGGCCTCCTCCACCGCCTGTCGGGCCGAGGAGCTCGCTGTCCTGCTGGAATAAGACGGCCCTACCCGGGTCAGCACCATCCCGCCCCGGGCCCCCTCACATCGCCATCGCCGCAACCGCAACCACCGCAGCGGAGGAGCCGGTTCGTCACCGCGGCTCGGCTACTGGCCCGAAACGGCCAGCGAGCATGCGCAGTCGCCCCAGTCCCAAGGGAACCCCGGCCGGCCGGCGCTACCTGCGATCAACAGGTctccggccccgcggccccgcccccggccttcTCTcgcctccccactcctccccggccccgcccctctccaAGGCTAAGCCCCGCCCCTTCCAAGCACCgcgccccacccctccccctcgtTCCAAGCCTCTCAACCGCCGCTCCGGCTCCAGCGCCTACTGA